Genomic DNA from Lagenorhynchus albirostris chromosome 20, mLagAlb1.1, whole genome shotgun sequence:
GAGGAAACAAGTAAGGTGAACATTAATATAGTCCTGAGAACACAGGTGAAAATATCttcaatatattataaaaaaaaaaaatctagattccATCAATCTGAAAcgcaaaagaaatacaatttgggcttccctggtggcgcactggttgagagtccgcctgctgacgcaggggacatgggttcgtgcccccgtccaggaaagtcccacatgccgcggagcggctgggcccttgagccatggccgctgagcctgtgcgtctggagcctgtgctccgcaacgggagaggtcacgacagtgagacgcccgcgtactgcaagaaaaaaaaaaaaaaaagaaatacaatttgaaGTGTCACCTACTTTTACTGATGCCTTGTTTACATGTATTACAGTTGATACTTTGGCTCTGCCCGTGTGTCTTTAAGTGGCTGGTGATGTATGCTGCGCTCAGGAGCTTCCCACAGATGTTACAGGATACCTTGCCTTCGTGGCGTACCATGTGTGTCCGCAGTCTGTCTTTGGTGGCAAAGGCAGCAGTGCACGTCTGCATGAGggaggaaaactttttttaaatatagactaTCCTGTTCTACTCATTTTAAAGTACGTTATATTCTAGGTATTACCCTACTCATGTCAGCAAGCAGACTGAGTTAGCTGAATTTTAACTGCATGTGTTACCTAGAATTGTACTCACGATAAAACACCTGGTGAATTTTAGACTCTTACATtttgaggggaagaaaaaaatatcaacagaGTAGTGAAAGATGTGAGCTGTAGAGTCAGTTAAACCCGGATTTAAATCCAGCTCCCTGACTCACTAAACAATGTAATACTCAGCAAGCTAGCTAACCTATCTGaatttatttcatctgtaaaatgaaaataatacctacctcacaaaATTACTGGTGGATTAAGAGCCTGGCCCAAGGCCTCATGACAGGTAATCACTCAATGACACTAGCTTCCTTCCTCCAATTGGATTTTTCTTAGAATTCGAATCACTTACTTAATAAAATCAGTCATTAACAAAATTTAACTGAAAGGAGCACAAAAAGACTTCCAGCAAAAAACCAGAATTACTGACGCCTAACACGGTCATTTCATTTAGCAAGATTCTTAACCTCTTCATTACCACAACTTATGTCATTAGAGAATGCTCCAATTTGGCGATAGCAGACAAAAATCCAGTAAGTGGTAACATTTGGgagaaaattcatattttcttagaTTATGGTTAAAACAACCTCAATCATCAACCCAGAAGTTAATTTAAaacacttcattcatttattcttttcaaataaacGACCTTTGCaagacaataaattttttttcttataacaaTAAATACTGTTGcccaaggaaaatgaaatgtagcttaacaaaaacaacatttacatttttaaatggtcttgcctcacagaaatagaagctgtcatttatattttataaaaccagaattcaaatgGACCACATTTACTCAAGTCAGTGATTTTACGACTATTCAAGAAAGGTGAGATTTGACTGGCTCAGACCTTCTGGATAATGTGCATTAAGTGCTACACTAAGGATAAGTCATTTTAACTCTTACTTGGCATTTGAAGGGTCTTTCTGTTGAATGGACATGTTTTACGTGACAGCTTAAGTGGTCAGGCCTGTGAAAGAGAGAGTTTCAACAGAAGATGTAATGGAACACACATAGAGAAATGCTACTTACTGTGATGTTTACATGCTTGGCAGACATGGGTGGGggacattttaaagaaagacagCAGAATTAccaactcccccaccccccagtgcaAGCCTCCTTACCTCTCTTACCATAAACAAAAGTCTTAGTCCTTTATACctgttaattttctttcctaGTCAACATCAAATCATATTAGGTCTTGATTCTTTACAATTACAAAACACCCAAAGTTTAGTCCTAACACTTGCCAGAGACAACTGCTACTACATTAACtttaaaagcctttaaaaatgaaaattagtgggcttccctggtggcgcagtggttgagagtccgcctgccgatgcaggggacgtgggttcgtgcctcggtccgggaagatcccacatgccgcggagcagctgggcccgtgagccatggccgctgagcctgcgcgtccggagcctgtgctccgcggcaggagaggccacagcagtgagaggcccgcgtaccgcaaaaaaaaaaaaaagaaaattagtgaaATGTTAGTAaccacagaaaaatggaaaaaaacgtTCTCTTAAAAGTTTTAAGAGATTCCAAGGTCATCCCAACTTCCAGGATATGTTTCTTTGGTTTGTGCAGTGAATCTCATGTCCAGCcacccaaatgaattgaaaactaaTGGTTTCGCAGTGATAAGAAGTACTGATGTGCCGAAAGAAGGCCTGAGTCCACCAAGGCACTTCTTAAATGAAATAGTAAGTTAATCACTATGTCACCACTTGTCAGCCACACCAAACTGGAATTAGACCTGGAGGTGTAATACTTTATCTGTCACCAATCTCCTCTAATAACACAGGCCTGCAAATATCTATTCTCACATAAACCTTCTAGATCACGCAGAGATCGTACTGAtaccataatgaaaaaaaaagcaaagcaaaatgcaGTACCTCGAGAAGCCTTTCCCACAAACACTGCAAGTATAGGGTTTGGTGATGCCTCCTTCGTGAGACCTCACGTGGTAAGTCATCCGGTCCTTCCTCTTGAAGCGCTGATTACAAATAGGACACTCGAAGGGCTTTTCGTCCGAATGGGAGAGCTTGTGCCGATTGAGGTGGTACACATCTCGGAAGGCCTTCCCACACATCTCACAAGCATGGTTCTTCTTGACAGGCTTACTGGGTTTCTTGACAGACTGCGTCACGGGCATAGCTGTGGTGCTGGCACTGCTGCTGGGGTTGGTGCCCGAGGAAGATGTAGTGACTGTTGACAAGATGCCTGCAATGGTTGAGACCAACGAAGTTCGGCTGCTGTCCCCAGCGATGGTGGAGATAAGGGGAACCACCGTGGTGGGGGTTTTCTTTGGCCGGGACACCAACTTGATGCCTGTGTGGCAGGACTCGTGGCGCCTCAGGTGATAGCTGTCCCTGAAAGCTTTACTGCAGTAAGTGCACACAAAGGaagttttgggtttttcttttttaatcccaaTGGCATCCTTTAATGTTTCTGGAGCAGCCTGAGGTTTCTGAGTTATTGGTATTGGAAGCAATGGTTTCTGATCAGGGGGCTCCACAGCAGAGCTCAGGAGGGGCAGCAAGCTGTTCTGTGCTGCCTGCTGTTGGTGATGGGAGGCTTCATGGGCCTAAAACCAAACATTTACACTTCAGAAATTCAGCCTCTCACAATGACCTTCAAAATTCAACATGCTTCAGACAATAGAGACCAGAAGAAACAATCAAGGAGCCTGTAAGCTACTCTCTGCAGCAGAGATCCAGCAACCACCTAGCTACTCTCAGAGCTCCCAATACAAAGCATTAAAATCACTGCACAGACACAAAACTTTTGCAAGTTGCTGACAGTGATCTTGCTTTCAAACAGCTGACTAAACTACACACCACCCTGGTTCATAAGGGACATACCAGCTGATGAAATGAGTCTGCATTAGTCTGTCAGTGCTGAGACCAAGTTTAAATAACTTGTCAAAAAAATTACACTCCAGACTTAACTATTTAACAGTACCTTACTGCAGTAATCCACAagccacacactcacacatacacatatagacatgTAATCATCTACTTGTCTATTTTACCTAGGAAAATAGATGTCTCTCCCCTTCCATCACAAACTCTCAGTGACCGAGGAAAGAGGCTGTTGCTAAGTAATACAAGGAATCTAGGTCTCTGAATACATATGCTAGTGGTTAAGTTTACTTTTAAAGTTTCCACTTAACTCTACTAAAAGATTTGGTTGAAATGGAATCTGCTATTAATCATCCTGGAAGGCATCTGTGAAGGCAGCCCCCAGCAAACACCTGTCAATTGTTTCTCAGTTCATTTAATCTTACACTAGAAGTCTGCATCCTTTAGCAACACTAGCTGTCCAAACCCTAAACTCAGACTaataagaaagaacaaactataaataatttaaattcctttcattttcatcttcttcTAGCAGTGGTAGGGCGAGTTAAAGTATTGGACATTTGCTGTTATAAAGTGCTTTTCCACTCCAAAACTGGGAGCTGGACAATGTTTGGAAATTTTCTTTAGCTGCACTGAAACCAAAATTTCATTGTGGGTCAGGTTCTTGGTATTTATGAGTAGTTACTCACTTGGTTTTGATTCTTCCAAAATTCTCCATACCTCTATACTGATTAACATTTAGGAAATGATGGGAAAAAATTCCTGAAATAGTTCTTCCTAATATGCTGTATTTGATCAACATTATTTTTGAAACTCTGGACAGTGAGCTCGAGCCCCTATGCTTGAGTTTTGTCATCctaaaaggatacatgcactcaGAGGTAAGAGTTCCAAATATTTTAAGCATACAGTGTCCTAGGAAGGGCCCATCCCATCATCTCAGACACTCTAGACACTTATTTACCCTTTTCACTCTAAATCTAAGTTCTACATTACACTCCATTAAGTAAAGAAATatggagacacacagacacactcacacagagCTCCTCTCCTGACGAATAAGAACACCTACCACACACAGCTCCATGTTTACTTGATAGCAGCACAACAGCTAAGCCTAGAACCAGACTTCCCTAAATCATCAGGAGGTGTCATATCCAGAGTTAACCACTTTCAATTTAACTATTTTGACTGAATCTTCCTTTGAGTCCTGGAAGTACTCATAGAAATTGTGTGCTTACTTATGAGTATCTTTCTGGACTTAGTGCTCACACTGAGTccacttttaatttaatttatggaGCTCCTGTAATTGTCAGGGTCTACCCAAGTGACTTTAGTAAAAACTTTATAGAATTTGGACTCTAATCTTACCCCCTTTCCAACCTGGCTGTAGGATGCCCAAGCTTCCGTACAGTATACAAACGGTTAATAGCTGAAGATAGCTCAAGATATACAATTTCAAAGGCTAACAGATCAGATAATAGGGAAAGCAAATCTTCTGGACAAAGTTCAGACT
This window encodes:
- the VEZF1 gene encoding vascular endothelial zinc finger 1 isoform X4 yields the protein MEANWTAFLFQAHEASHHQQQAAQNSLLPLLSSAVEPPDQKPLLPIPITQKPQAAPETLKDAIGIKKEKPKTSFVCTYCSKAFRDSYHLRRHESCHTGIKLVSRPKKTPTTVVPLISTIAGDSSRTSLVSTIAGILSTVTTSSSGTNPSSSASTTAMPVTQSVKKPSKPVKKNHACEMCGKAFRDVYHLNRHKLSHSDEKPFECPICNQRFKRKDRMTYHVRSHEGGITKPYTCSVCGKGFSRPDHLSCHVKHVHSTERPFKCQTCTAAFATKDRLRTHMVRHEGKVSCNICGKLLSAAYITSHLKTHGQSQSINCNTCKQGISKTCMSEETSSQKQQQQQQQQHVTSWPGKQVETLRLWEEAVKARKKEAANLCQTSTAATTPVTLTTPFNITSSVSSGTMSNPVTVAAAMSMRSPVNVSSAVNITSPMNIGHPVTITSPLSMTSPLTLTTPVNLPTPVTAPVNIAHPVTITSPMNLPTPMTLAAPLNIAMRPVESMPFLPQALPTSPPW
- the VEZF1 gene encoding vascular endothelial zinc finger 1 isoform X3 is translated as MEANWTAFLFQAHEASHHQQQAAQNSLLPLLSSAVEPPDQKPLLPIPITQKPQAAPETLKDAIGIKKEKPKTSFVCTYCSKAFRDSYHLRRHESCHTGIKLVSRPKKTPTTVVPLISTIAGDSSRTSLVSTIAGILSTVTTSSSGTNPSSSASTTAMPVTQSVKKPSKPVKKNHACEMCGKAFRDVYHLNRHKLSHSDEKPFECPICNQRFKRKDRMTYHVRSHEGGITKPYTCSVCGKGFSRPDHLSCHVKHVHSTERPFKCQTCTAAFATKDRLRTHMVRHEGKVSCNICGKLLSAAYITSHLKTHGQSQSINCNTCKQGISKTACMSEETSSQKQQQQQQQQHVTSWPGKQVETLRLWEEAVKARKKEAANLCQTSTAATTPVTLTTPFNITSSVSSGTMSNPVTVAAAMSMRSPVNVSSAVNITSPMNIGHPVTITSPLSMTSPLTLTTPVNLPTPVTAPVNIAHPVTITSPMNLPTPMTLAAPLNIAMRPVESMPFLPQALPTSPPW
- the VEZF1 gene encoding vascular endothelial zinc finger 1 isoform X1, which gives rise to MEANWTAFLFQAHEASHHQQQAAQNSLLPLLSSAVEPPDQKPLLPIPITQKPQAAPETLKDAIGIKKEKPKTSFVCTYCSKAFRDSYHLRRHESCHTGIKLVSRPKKTPTTVVPLISTIAGDSSRTSLVSTIAGILSTVTTSSSGTNPSSSASTTAMPVTQSVKKPSKPVKKNHACEMCGKAFRDVYHLNRHKLSHSDEKPFECPICNQRFKRKDRMTYHVRSHEGGITKPYTCSVCGKGFSRPDHLSCHVKHVHSTERPFKCQFSSLMQTCTAAFATKDRLRTHMVRHEGKVSCNICGKLLSAAYITSHLKTHGQSQSINCNTCKQGISKTACMSEETSSQKQQQQQQQQHVTSWPGKQVETLRLWEEAVKARKKEAANLCQTSTAATTPVTLTTPFNITSSVSSGTMSNPVTVAAAMSMRSPVNVSSAVNITSPMNIGHPVTITSPLSMTSPLTLTTPVNLPTPVTAPVNIAHPVTITSPMNLPTPMTLAAPLNIAMRPVESMPFLPQALPTSPPW
- the VEZF1 gene encoding vascular endothelial zinc finger 1 isoform X5 is translated as MAAHEASHHQQQAAQNSLLPLLSSAVEPPDQKPLLPIPITQKPQAAPETLKDAIGIKKEKPKTSFVCTYCSKAFRDSYHLRRHESCHTGIKLVSRPKKTPTTVVPLISTIAGDSSRTSLVSTIAGILSTVTTSSSGTNPSSSASTTAMPVTQSVKKPSKPVKKNHACEMCGKAFRDVYHLNRHKLSHSDEKPFECPICNQRFKRKDRMTYHVRSHEGGITKPYTCSVCGKGFSRPDHLSCHVKHVHSTERPFKCQFSSLMQTCTAAFATKDRLRTHMVRHEGKVSCNICGKLLSAAYITSHLKTHGQSQSINCNTCKQGISKTACMSEETSSQKQQQQQQQQHVTSWPGKQVETLRLWEEAVKARKKEAANLCQTSTAATTPVTLTTPFNITSSVSSGTMSNPVTVAAAMSMRSPVNVSSAVNITSPMNIGHPVTITSPLSMTSPLTLTTPVNLPTPVTAPVNIAHPVTITSPMNLPTPMTLAAPLNIAMRPVESMPFLPQALPTSPPW
- the VEZF1 gene encoding vascular endothelial zinc finger 1 isoform X2 — protein: MEANWTAFLFQAHEASHHQQQAAQNSLLPLLSSAVEPPDQKPLLPIPITQKPQAAPETLKDAIGIKKEKPKTSFVCTYCSKAFRDSYHLRRHESCHTGIKLVSRPKKTPTTVVPLISTIAGDSSRTSLVSTIAGILSTVTTSSSGTNPSSSASTTAMPVTQSVKKPSKPVKKNHACEMCGKAFRDVYHLNRHKLSHSDEKPFECPICNQRFKRKDRMTYHVRSHEGGITKPYTCSVCGKGFSRPDHLSCHVKHVHSTERPFKCQFSSLMQTCTAAFATKDRLRTHMVRHEGKVSCNICGKLLSAAYITSHLKTHGQSQSINCNTCKQGISKTCMSEETSSQKQQQQQQQQHVTSWPGKQVETLRLWEEAVKARKKEAANLCQTSTAATTPVTLTTPFNITSSVSSGTMSNPVTVAAAMSMRSPVNVSSAVNITSPMNIGHPVTITSPLSMTSPLTLTTPVNLPTPVTAPVNIAHPVTITSPMNLPTPMTLAAPLNIAMRPVESMPFLPQALPTSPPW